The DNA segment AATACATGGCTGATGCGACGCTCCGTGCGCAATCCGGTCTTGGCGGTCACGCTGCGCATCAACTCGTCGGTGTGCAGGCTGCCCTTCATCAGCATTTCGCCCTTGGCTTCGTGAATCAGTTCGACGGCCCTGGCGGCGGCCGCCTCGCTATGAGGCGCATCGACTATTTCGTAGCTACCGATGTCGAAGCCATGTTTGGCCGCGACATCCCTGATTTTCGCGGCTGGTCCGACCAGTGTCGGTTTGATCAGACCTGCGCCCTCGGCTTCAACCACGCCACGCAATGAACTCTCGTCGCAGGGGTGCACGACGATGGTGGTTGCCGGCGGTATGGCCTTTGCCGCGGCGATCAGGCGGTCATACTTGCTGTGAAGTCTTCCCTCGGTCACGCTAGCTGCTTGCACACTCATCGTTTAACTCCTTGACCTCGAGAGAGGGTCATGACGCCTTGGCTCGCGGACTGAACGACATCCCGCCCGCCTGCGGGTCTCCTTCGCTCATTCCAAACAGCTGCGTAACGCGTTCGAGGCGGGTGGCGGTTTCACCGGAAATTTCGCCGACGACCGAGAGCACCTCACGGATCGCGGCAATGGCAGCGCGACGCAGTTCCATGTCATCCGGCAGCATTTTTGGAATCGCAGTCAGGCTTGCCTCCTGGTCGAGGATCAGCATGAAGAATTGTTCGCGCACCAGGGTCTTGAACTGCGAAAGTGTGAGGCGTGACGCTTCATCTTCCTTTCGCATCCGGCGTAACGCCTCGAGGCTTCGCTCGTCGAACATGCCACGCGTCATGCCGACATAGAGCAATGCGCGAATCCAGCATTCCCTGAGACCGCCACTTCCAATTCCTGCCTTCAGTTCGGCAATGCGCGCGTCGAGAAGCTTGCGATGCTCGGCGGACATTTCGGGTACTGGCGACGGGTCGGCATTCGGATCGATACCGACCGCAGCCTGCAGCGCGGGCGAGCCATATATCGAAAGGAAGAGCGACTCGCTCATGGCCTCCTGGGTATCCCGCCACTTGTCGAGGACATTAACGATGGTTTCGGAGACGATCTGCTGGGCCTTGAGGAACGGATTGTCCTTGGCGGCCGGCTTCCTGTGCTCACGGACGGCCTCAGCCTCCGTTGCCACCGCCTTCATCACGGGCGTGTCGCGGCCGAAGGCCTCATATCCCGCGCGCAACGGATGCAAATTGCGCATCCACTCTGCAGGATGCAATGCAGCGAGGGCGCGAACCCAGGGTTGGACAAAACTGCGGTAGTTGGAAAGATTGATTTCCGACACGCGCTTGGCGGTGGCGAACCGTCGCTCGTCGTCGAGCGAATTACCTCCCATTGCGCGGAGATCGTCGAGCGTACGCTGCTCGCAGCGCATGATCCAGTTGCCGCCGACCAGATCGGCATGAGCGTTGTCCGCTGACTTTGCTGTGAAGGTCGCCTCATAGAGGCCAGGCGGCAGTACATCGATCAGGTCGATATTGCTGGAAAACTCGGCGTGCTCCTTCTTCGCGACGCCTCCGGATACGAAGATGCCGAGATGTCCGACGGTTTCATGAACCGTATAGACGATCATCTGGCCATAATACCTGATCTCGTCGACGTTGCGATAGAGTTGGAGGATCCAGCCCAGAGCCTGCTGCGGGGGCGTGATGTTGTCGCCCTTGGAGCAGAACACCAAGATTGGCGAGCGGATCTTGCGGAGATCGACAACTTCTCCGTCGGAGGTCTTGATGCGGCCGGCGGCAAGATTATTGCCGACGAACAATTCGTCGACAATGAATTGAATCTCTTCGGCGTTCAGATTGACATGCCCGCCCCACCAGCGCTCGAATTCGAGATAGCGCTCGGCCTCGGTATCCACTTTGGAATATACATTGTATTGCTTGCTCCAGAGCGTATTCGACGGGTTCATGTTCTCGAAATTCTGCACAAGCCAGGCGCCGTCGAACTTGCCGCCGCCGAGATCACTGGTCAGCGCCGTCAGCCAGCTTCCGCCCAAGAGCCCGCCGGAATAACGCATCGGATTCTTGCCGCGAACGCCGGCCCAGTAGGACAACGGCGCGCCGGCAATGATCATCGGACCGAACAATTCAGGCCGCAGCGATGCCAGGATCATCACGGCCCAGCCCGCCTGGCAGTTCCCAATCACACAAGGTTTTCCGTCGGCGTCCGGATGCAATGCAATGACTTTTTCGATGAAGGTACCTTCAGCCCGCGCGACGTCCCCGATGGTCTGTCCAGGCACCGGTTCCGGCGTGAAGCCGATGAAGTAACAGGGATGGCCGGCTTTCATCGCGACGCCGATTTCGCTGTCCGCCTTGAAACCGCCGATTCCCGGACCATGTCCAGCGCGCGGATCTACGACAACGAAGGGACGACGAGTAAGATCAATCTCTACGCCGCTCGGCGGCTTGACGCGTACCAGTCCATAATTCACCGGCCGTTCGAGATTTCTGCCGTCGGCGATCAGTTCGATCTCATAGTCGAGAACATGCGGGACGGTTTCGGTCAGGTGGTCGCGGTACTGCTCGCCACGCCGGCGCATGACATCCATGAACAGGATGCTGCGTTGTCTGGTGTCCACCAGATATTCCAGGGCAGATGCAAACAAGCCGGGCATCGCGTTGTCAGGAATTGACGACTTTTCCATCATGACTTTTCATCCTCACGCCTGCTCACCCTCAAACCTGACCACTGGACGATGATCGCGCGCGGACGTGGACCCTTGATTTAGGTCAAGGCTTCACCTCGGCGTTCGCTTGACGCGGCATGACGACGTCGGCGGAATCGTCATGGCCCCAGGCCATCAGCAAGTCCCAGGCGACCGCCAGGATGATCGGACCGACAAACAAGCCGACGATTCCATGTGCGAGCGTCCCGCCCAAGACACCCACAAAGATCACGAGTACGGGCGTGGACAGGCCGCGTCCCATCAGAAGCGGCTTGAGGGCGTTGTCGGAGAAGCCAACCAGCACCAGATAGATCGTGATCAGGATTGCGGAACCCATATCCTTGGCCGTCCAGACCCAGATGATGACGGGCAGGAAAATGGGCGCTGATCCGATCTGCACGATACCGAGCACGAGCACCGCAAAAGCCAGCACACCGGCGTGGGGCACACCAGCGATTTTCAGCCCTATTCCGGCAAGCAGCGACTGGAGCACAGCAACCCCGATAACGCCCTGCGCCACCGTGCGGATCGTCGCACCGGCCAACGCCAAGAAATCAGCGCCCTGCCGCGGGACAATCCGGGTCAGCATGGTCCTGACTGAAGCTACGATCCGCGGTCCCGACGGGAGCAGGAAGCCTGCTATCACGACCGAAGCGAGGAATTTGAGCGTGCCAGTGCCAGCGCTGCCCGCGATCGCCAGGATCGTTCCCGCCATCGGTTTCAAATGCGGCGCCAGCTCGCGGATGGCGACCGCAAGATTCTCCGAGGCTTTTTTCCAGAGATCATGCAGTGGCACACCGACCAGCGGCCAATTACGGACGCCCTCGGGCGGTGAAGGAATCGCGATGTCTCCAGTCGTCAATTCATCTGAAATATTTCGCAACCCGTCGACCAGACCAATACCAAGCCAGGTCGCGGGCCCGAGAAACACCGTCAGCATCGCAATGGTCATGACGATGGCCGCTACCCTTGGCCGATGGCCGAGATGTGCAGACAGCCAATCAAATGCGGGATTCAGTGCCACAGCCAGCACCGCGGCCCATGCCAGAACCGGAATGAACGGACGCAAGAGGACGAATGACCAGTAGATGAGGAAGGCCAGCAGTCCGAGGCGAATAGCGGTCC comes from the Bradyrhizobium erythrophlei genome and includes:
- a CDS encoding AI-2E family transporter — protein: MLQQDGSGDDVIRTAIRLGLLAFLIYWSFVLLRPFIPVLAWAAVLAVALNPAFDWLSAHLGHRPRVAAIVMTIAMLTVFLGPATWLGIGLVDGLRNISDELTTGDIAIPSPPEGVRNWPLVGVPLHDLWKKASENLAVAIRELAPHLKPMAGTILAIAGSAGTGTLKFLASVVIAGFLLPSGPRIVASVRTMLTRIVPRQGADFLALAGATIRTVAQGVIGVAVLQSLLAGIGLKIAGVPHAGVLAFAVLVLGIVQIGSAPIFLPVIIWVWTAKDMGSAILITIYLVLVGFSDNALKPLLMGRGLSTPVLVIFVGVLGGTLAHGIVGLFVGPIILAVAWDLLMAWGHDDSADVVMPRQANAEVKP
- a CDS encoding DUF3141 domain-containing protein, whose protein sequence is MEKSSIPDNAMPGLFASALEYLVDTRQRSILFMDVMRRRGEQYRDHLTETVPHVLDYEIELIADGRNLERPVNYGLVRVKPPSGVEIDLTRRPFVVVDPRAGHGPGIGGFKADSEIGVAMKAGHPCYFIGFTPEPVPGQTIGDVARAEGTFIEKVIALHPDADGKPCVIGNCQAGWAVMILASLRPELFGPMIIAGAPLSYWAGVRGKNPMRYSGGLLGGSWLTALTSDLGGGKFDGAWLVQNFENMNPSNTLWSKQYNVYSKVDTEAERYLEFERWWGGHVNLNAEEIQFIVDELFVGNNLAAGRIKTSDGEVVDLRKIRSPILVFCSKGDNITPPQQALGWILQLYRNVDEIRYYGQMIVYTVHETVGHLGIFVSGGVAKKEHAEFSSNIDLIDVLPPGLYEATFTAKSADNAHADLVGGNWIMRCEQRTLDDLRAMGGNSLDDERRFATAKRVSEINLSNYRSFVQPWVRALAALHPAEWMRNLHPLRAGYEAFGRDTPVMKAVATEAEAVREHRKPAAKDNPFLKAQQIVSETIVNVLDKWRDTQEAMSESLFLSIYGSPALQAAVGIDPNADPSPVPEMSAEHRKLLDARIAELKAGIGSGGLRECWIRALLYVGMTRGMFDERSLEALRRMRKEDEASRLTLSQFKTLVREQFFMLILDQEASLTAIPKMLPDDMELRRAAIAAIREVLSVVGEISGETATRLERVTQLFGMSEGDPQAGGMSFSPRAKAS